From Candidatus Alcyoniella australis, the proteins below share one genomic window:
- the dnaB gene encoding replicative DNA helicase, which produces MVGRPAAATQPDVFEGKVLPHAQDAEIAVLGGILLDPTALDRVNDIIKPSDFYREAHRQIFESMQALASRGEPIDMLTVADSLKSRDLLERVGGNSYLAALTDQVPTAVNIVHYAGLIASRSVQRGLIRAAQFIQSKSYSAVEDVDQLVNDSEAALFEICDRQIKKSYQSMREVATEAYDHLDTLHSRGSQITGVATGYTDLDNLTAGLQPSELVILASRPSMGKTALALNIAENSALAGTPVALFSLEMSAKSLGVRLLCSHARIDVGRIRKGIVSGRDWSRIALATGVLAEAPIYIDDTPGITVTQIRSKARRIKAEHGLGLVVIDYIQMLKGRDGVNSREQEVSEMSRGLKALAKELDVPVLALSQLNRQVEARDDKRPRLADLRESGAIEQDADVIMFIYRDAYYKRRQAAAEGSDGFGDALPEDNSAEVIVAKQRNGPTDTVFLTFLKHFTRFENQDKSRSDSEFAQ; this is translated from the coding sequence TTGGTCGGCAGGCCCGCAGCAGCAACCCAGCCCGATGTGTTCGAGGGCAAGGTGCTGCCCCATGCCCAAGACGCCGAGATTGCGGTGCTCGGCGGGATTCTGCTTGACCCGACGGCCCTGGATCGCGTCAACGATATAATCAAGCCCAGCGACTTCTATCGCGAGGCGCACCGCCAAATCTTCGAGAGCATGCAGGCGCTGGCCAGCCGTGGCGAGCCGATCGACATGCTGACCGTCGCCGACTCGCTGAAGTCGCGCGACCTGCTCGAGCGCGTGGGGGGCAACTCCTACCTGGCCGCGCTCACCGATCAGGTGCCGACCGCCGTGAACATCGTCCACTACGCCGGGCTGATCGCCAGCCGCTCGGTTCAGCGCGGGCTGATCAGGGCCGCGCAGTTCATCCAGTCCAAGTCGTACTCCGCAGTCGAGGACGTGGACCAGCTTGTCAACGACAGCGAGGCCGCGCTGTTCGAGATCTGCGACCGGCAAATTAAAAAGAGCTACCAGAGCATGCGCGAGGTGGCCACCGAGGCCTACGACCATCTGGACACGCTGCACTCGCGCGGCAGCCAGATTACCGGCGTGGCCACCGGCTACACTGATCTGGACAACCTCACCGCCGGCCTGCAACCCTCCGAGCTGGTGATCCTCGCCAGCCGGCCCTCGATGGGCAAGACCGCGCTGGCGCTGAACATCGCCGAGAACTCCGCGCTGGCCGGAACGCCCGTGGCCTTGTTCTCGCTGGAGATGAGCGCCAAGTCGCTGGGCGTGCGCCTGCTGTGCTCCCACGCCCGCATCGACGTCGGACGCATCCGCAAGGGGATCGTCAGCGGCCGCGACTGGTCGCGCATCGCCCTGGCCACCGGGGTGCTGGCCGAGGCGCCGATCTACATCGACGACACGCCGGGCATCACCGTGACCCAGATCCGCTCCAAGGCGCGGCGGATCAAGGCCGAGCACGGCCTGGGCCTGGTGGTGATCGACTACATCCAGATGCTCAAGGGGCGCGACGGGGTCAACAGCCGCGAACAGGAGGTCTCGGAGATGAGCCGCGGCCTCAAGGCGTTGGCCAAGGAACTCGACGTGCCGGTGCTCGCCCTGTCCCAGCTCAACCGCCAGGTCGAGGCGCGCGACGACAAGCGCCCGCGCCTGGCCGATTTGCGCGAGTCCGGCGCCATCGAGCAGGACGCCGACGTGATCATGTTCATCTACCGCGATGCCTACTACAAACGTAGACAGGCGGCGGCCGAGGGATCGGACGGTTTCGGCGATGCCTTGCCCGAGGACAACAGCGCCGAGGTGATCGTGGCCAAACAGCGCAACGGCCCTACCGACACGGTGTTCCTGACCTTCCTCAAACATTTCACCCGCTTCGAGAACCAAGACAAGAGTCGCTCCGACTCCGAGTTCGCGCAGTAG
- a CDS encoding ArsA family ATPase: MTRVLLYTGKGGVGKTTLSASTGVIAARQGRKTLVISTDAAHSLADVLDCEIGNELREIEPNLWVEEISVHNELATHWNRIQDYVRRFLTSQGYDDVMAEELAIMPGMEELFCLLKLGDYLDEKKYDLIVIDCAPTGATLKLLSFTDILQWYMERFFDLNRKVSRVIKPIAERVMKAPMPGDDVYDQVFAMYERMVKIKKYLTDPEHSSIRIVCNPEKMVVKESQRAYTYLSLFNFPVDLLIVNRVLPAGNGAYGAWPEIQSKYLKLIHESFAPLPILEVPLYDGETLGVEALQQLGSNLFANRRPDEVFHNLRPMRIQTNNGVSEMRLHMPHAKKGDVDLWVKENELILTVMGYQRNLLLPDTLIGKRVKRARMVGEDFVITFGRA; encoded by the coding sequence ATGACAAGGGTACTTCTCTACACGGGCAAGGGCGGAGTGGGCAAGACCACGCTGTCAGCCTCCACCGGCGTGATCGCAGCGCGCCAGGGCCGGAAAACCCTTGTTATCTCGACCGATGCAGCCCACAGCCTGGCCGATGTGCTCGATTGCGAGATCGGCAACGAGCTGCGCGAGATCGAACCCAACCTCTGGGTCGAGGAAATCAGCGTCCACAACGAGCTGGCCACGCATTGGAACCGCATCCAGGATTACGTGCGGCGGTTTTTAACCAGCCAAGGTTACGACGACGTGATGGCCGAGGAGCTGGCGATCATGCCGGGCATGGAGGAGCTGTTCTGTCTGCTCAAGCTCGGCGATTACCTCGACGAGAAAAAGTACGACCTGATCGTCATCGACTGCGCGCCCACCGGGGCGACGCTCAAACTGCTGAGCTTCACCGACATTTTGCAATGGTACATGGAGCGCTTCTTCGACCTCAACCGCAAGGTCAGCCGGGTGATCAAGCCGATCGCCGAGCGGGTGATGAAAGCGCCGATGCCCGGCGACGACGTCTACGACCAGGTGTTCGCGATGTACGAACGAATGGTCAAAATCAAGAAGTACCTCACCGACCCGGAGCACAGCTCGATCCGCATCGTGTGCAACCCGGAGAAGATGGTGGTCAAGGAGTCGCAACGCGCCTACACCTACCTCTCGCTGTTCAACTTTCCGGTCGACCTGCTGATCGTCAACCGCGTGCTTCCCGCGGGAAACGGGGCCTACGGTGCGTGGCCCGAGATCCAGAGCAAGTACCTCAAATTGATCCACGAGAGTTTCGCGCCGCTGCCGATCCTCGAGGTGCCGCTGTACGACGGCGAGACCCTGGGCGTCGAGGCGCTCCAGCAACTGGGCAGCAACCTGTTCGCCAATCGTCGGCCCGACGAGGTGTTCCACAACCTGCGGCCGATGCGCATCCAGACCAACAACGGCGTGTCCGAGATGCGGCTGCACATGCCCCATGCTAAAAAGGGCGACGTCGATCTGTGGGTCAAGGAGAACGAGCTGATCCTGACCGTGATGGGCTACCAGCGCAATCTGCTGCTGCCCGACACCTTAATCGGCAAGCGGGTCAAACGCGCCCGCATGGTAGGTGAGGACTTCGTCATCACCTTTGGACGAGCATGA
- a CDS encoding DUF6485 family protein: MADCKNLKANNKLCNCTYPGCSRHGMCCECLQYHLAQNELPACCFPDNVERTYDRSFRRFVELHRND; encoded by the coding sequence GTGGCGGATTGCAAGAACCTCAAGGCCAACAACAAGCTGTGTAACTGCACCTACCCGGGATGCTCGCGGCACGGAATGTGCTGCGAGTGTCTGCAATATCACTTGGCGCAAAACGAGCTGCCCGCGTGCTGCTTCCCCGATAATGTAGAGCGCACCTACGACCGTAGCTTCCGCCGCTTCGTCGAGCTGCACCGCAACGACTAG
- the rplI gene encoding 50S ribosomal protein L9, with protein MKVILMENIENLGNIGDVVTVSDGYGRNFLIPRKKAARATTRSVNGLEHQKRLAEIKLRKERDEADKLKRRIESVSLTIPAQVGEGDKLYGSVTNMAIQKALITEGIEIDRRHIVLDEPIKNLGIFTVTCKLSHDVQAQCKVWVVKE; from the coding sequence ATGAAGGTCATCCTGATGGAGAATATCGAGAACCTCGGCAACATCGGCGACGTGGTAACCGTCTCCGACGGCTACGGCCGTAATTTCCTGATCCCGCGCAAGAAGGCCGCTCGGGCAACCACCCGCAGCGTAAACGGACTGGAGCACCAGAAGCGGCTGGCCGAGATCAAGCTGCGTAAAGAGCGCGACGAGGCCGACAAGCTCAAACGGCGCATCGAGAGCGTGTCGCTGACCATCCCGGCCCAGGTCGGTGAGGGCGACAAGCTCTACGGCTCGGTGACCAACATGGCCATACAAAAGGCACTGATCACCGAGGGGATCGAGATCGACCGGCGTCACATCGTCCTGGACGAGCCGATCAAGAACCTCGGCATCTTTACCGTGACCTGCAAACTGAGCCATGATGTTCAGGCCCAGTGCAAGGTGTGGGTGGTTAAGGAGTAG